Proteins from a genomic interval of Treponema brennaborense DSM 12168:
- the oadA gene encoding sodium-extruding oxaloacetate decarboxylase subunit alpha, producing the protein MANKVKISDLVLRDAHQSLHATRMTTADMLPICEKLDKIGYWSLEGWGGATFDSCIRFLNEDPWERLRKLHKALPNTPIMMLLRGQNLLGYRHYADDVVDKFVEAAARNGIGVFRIFDACNDPRNLKRATDAAKKTGKHVQMAISYATTPYHTKEIYADLAKSYADFGADSICIKDMSGLLKPYEAYDLVKAIKAKVDLPVEIHTHATTGLSVATLLKAAEAGADILDTAISSMSMGTSHSPTETVVEMLKGTELDTGLDLNTLLEIAAYFRDVRKKYAKFESSFLGADTRILASQVPGGMLSNLENQLKEQGASDKIDDVLKEIQIVQKDCGYIPLVTPTSQIVGTQAVFNVLFGRYAKLTQETRDLVTGKYGKTPAAVNADLLKEALKQNNMDAPVTCRPADLIPMEWDKMVEESKTNGGDGSEEDTLTYAMFPKVAPKFFKERANGPVKSESFAVKPAASAASSNGGSYTVNVNGTSYNVTAGPAGDAMSVTVNGTAYNVAFSAAAAASAAPAAAVSGGATITAPVAGTLLKHVVPAGSMVKKGDTVIMVESMKMELEVKATVDGPITYAVQPGSQIAAGQVIANIGGGAPVAAPVQAAPAAAPAAPAPAAAPSGTGAVIAAPVAGTLLKNVVAEGSAVKSGDTIIMIESMKMELEVKAASNGTVHFLASAGSQISAGQPLAEIK; encoded by the coding sequence ATGGCTAACAAAGTTAAAATTTCTGATTTGGTACTGCGCGATGCGCATCAGTCGCTTCACGCGACGCGCATGACGACTGCCGATATGCTTCCGATTTGCGAAAAACTCGATAAAATCGGTTATTGGAGTTTGGAAGGATGGGGCGGCGCTACGTTCGATTCCTGCATCCGCTTTTTGAATGAAGATCCGTGGGAACGCCTGCGCAAACTGCACAAAGCGCTGCCCAATACGCCGATCATGATGCTGCTGCGCGGACAGAACCTGCTCGGTTACCGCCATTACGCGGATGACGTCGTTGATAAATTCGTCGAAGCGGCCGCCCGCAACGGTATCGGCGTATTCCGCATTTTCGATGCGTGCAACGATCCGCGCAACCTGAAGCGTGCAACCGACGCTGCAAAAAAAACGGGCAAACACGTACAAATGGCGATTTCATACGCGACCACTCCGTACCACACGAAAGAAATCTACGCCGACCTGGCTAAGTCCTATGCGGATTTCGGTGCGGATTCGATCTGCATCAAAGATATGTCCGGTCTGCTCAAACCGTACGAAGCGTACGATTTGGTAAAGGCGATCAAAGCGAAAGTCGATCTGCCCGTTGAAATCCATACGCACGCGACGACCGGTCTTTCCGTTGCGACGCTGCTCAAAGCGGCTGAAGCCGGTGCGGATATTTTAGATACGGCCATTTCTTCCATGTCGATGGGAACTTCCCATAGCCCGACGGAAACGGTCGTTGAAATGCTCAAAGGTACCGAACTGGATACCGGTCTCGACCTGAATACGCTGCTTGAGATTGCCGCCTATTTCCGCGACGTGCGCAAAAAGTACGCAAAATTTGAATCGAGCTTCCTCGGCGCCGATACGCGCATTCTTGCGTCCCAGGTTCCCGGCGGTATGCTTTCAAACCTCGAAAATCAGCTGAAAGAACAGGGCGCGTCGGACAAAATCGACGACGTACTGAAAGAAATCCAGATCGTGCAGAAAGACTGCGGCTATATTCCGCTCGTTACGCCGACCAGCCAGATTGTCGGTACGCAGGCCGTATTCAACGTCCTGTTCGGCCGCTACGCCAAACTGACGCAGGAAACGCGCGATTTGGTAACCGGCAAATACGGAAAAACACCCGCCGCCGTCAACGCGGATCTGCTGAAAGAAGCGCTCAAACAGAACAATATGGACGCTCCCGTTACCTGCCGCCCGGCCGACCTCATTCCGATGGAATGGGATAAAATGGTTGAAGAATCGAAGACTAACGGCGGCGACGGCAGTGAAGAAGACACGCTGACCTACGCGATGTTCCCGAAAGTCGCTCCCAAATTCTTCAAAGAACGCGCAAACGGTCCGGTCAAATCCGAATCTTTCGCGGTAAAACCCGCCGCTTCCGCAGCATCGTCGAACGGCGGTTCCTATACGGTAAACGTCAACGGTACTTCGTACAACGTTACCGCAGGCCCCGCGGGCGACGCGATGAGCGTTACGGTTAACGGTACCGCGTACAACGTTGCGTTCTCTGCCGCAGCTGCCGCGTCCGCAGCTCCCGCCGCAGCCGTTTCCGGCGGCGCAACCATTACCGCTCCGGTTGCAGGAACATTGCTCAAGCACGTCGTTCCCGCCGGTTCGATGGTCAAAAAAGGCGACACCGTTATCATGGTCGAATCCATGAAGATGGAACTGGAAGTTAAAGCAACCGTTGACGGCCCGATTACGTATGCCGTTCAGCCCGGCTCTCAAATCGCCGCGGGTCAGGTCATCGCCAATATCGGCGGCGGCGCTCCCGTTGCAGCTCCCGTTCAGGCAGCGCCTGCTGCGGCTCCCGCAGCACCCGCACCCGCTGCGGCTCCGTCCGGTACCGGCGCGGTCATTGCGGCTCCGGTTGCCGGAACGCTGCTCAAAAATGTTGTTGCTGAAGGTTCGGCCGTCAAATCCGGTGATACGATCATCATGATCGAATCGATGAAAATGGAACTGGAAGTCAAGGCCGCCTCAAACGGAACCGTACACTTCCTTGCCTCTGCCGGATCGCAGATTTCTGCCGGTCAGCCGCTTGCCGAAATTAAATAA
- a CDS encoding Do family serine endopeptidase → MKGWSKYVAGAAAAVLVSFVLFSFSCNSSDSAKSANTAFADTGSAVSIPSDALAVTEAVQSVFRAISSGVLPSIVEIDVVEKKTVQTPSFDGFPFNFFFGPQDGSDGETREYEQSGLGSGVIVRKTGDTYYVLTNNHVAGSANEISVKLNDGRSFSGKLVGADERKDIALVSFETKDGDIAVAVLGDSDTVQPGDICFAMGTPLGYYSSVTQGIISATGRSGNGIGNISDFIQTDAAINQGNSGGALVNIYGEVIGINTWIASQSGGSQGLGFAIPINNVKKAIDDFIDSGKVTYGWIGVSLVEITDTYKESLGVGKRNGAFASQVFIGSPAQKAGMQAGDFVINLNGKDVKTVDQLVREVGDLNVGETAQFTVLRGGKEMQLKVKIEGRDNEIASNNTKLWPGFIAYPIDDSLREQLKIEKNVEGVVVTNLMAKSPAAALRLQNGDVVTAVNGKKVTNLSEFYSALDLSGNKEIWFDVYSDGHTISTGRYKL, encoded by the coding sequence ATGAAAGGATGGTCAAAGTACGTTGCGGGGGCCGCCGCTGCGGTTCTGGTTTCATTCGTACTGTTTTCTTTTTCATGTAACTCATCCGATTCTGCAAAATCGGCAAACACCGCTTTTGCCGATACGGGTTCCGCGGTTTCGATTCCGTCCGACGCACTCGCCGTTACGGAAGCCGTACAAAGCGTATTCCGGGCAATTTCCTCCGGTGTGCTGCCGAGTATCGTTGAAATTGACGTCGTTGAAAAAAAGACCGTGCAGACGCCGTCGTTCGACGGTTTCCCGTTCAATTTCTTTTTCGGACCGCAGGACGGATCCGACGGTGAAACGCGCGAATACGAACAGTCCGGACTCGGTTCCGGCGTGATCGTCCGCAAAACCGGCGACACGTATTACGTTCTGACGAACAATCACGTTGCAGGCTCGGCGAACGAAATATCGGTAAAGCTGAACGACGGCCGCAGTTTTTCCGGTAAATTGGTCGGCGCCGACGAACGCAAAGACATCGCGCTCGTTTCCTTTGAAACGAAAGACGGCGACATTGCCGTTGCGGTTCTCGGCGATTCAGACACGGTGCAGCCCGGCGACATCTGTTTTGCAATGGGAACTCCGCTCGGCTATTATTCGTCGGTTACGCAGGGAATTATCAGTGCGACCGGCCGTTCCGGCAACGGTATCGGCAATATCAGCGATTTCATTCAAACCGACGCCGCGATCAATCAGGGCAATTCCGGCGGCGCGCTGGTGAACATCTACGGTGAAGTTATCGGCATCAATACCTGGATCGCCTCTCAGTCCGGCGGCTCGCAGGGATTGGGCTTTGCCATTCCGATCAACAACGTGAAAAAGGCGATCGACGATTTTATCGATTCGGGAAAAGTGACGTACGGCTGGATCGGCGTGTCGCTCGTGGAAATCACCGATACGTATAAAGAATCGCTCGGCGTCGGAAAACGGAACGGCGCGTTCGCCTCCCAGGTGTTCATCGGTTCTCCGGCGCAGAAAGCCGGAATGCAGGCCGGCGACTTCGTCATAAACTTGAACGGTAAGGACGTTAAAACCGTCGATCAGCTCGTGCGCGAAGTAGGCGACTTGAACGTGGGTGAAACCGCCCAGTTCACGGTCCTGCGCGGCGGCAAGGAAATGCAGCTTAAAGTCAAGATCGAAGGTCGTGATAACGAAATCGCTTCAAACAACACGAAGCTGTGGCCCGGTTTTATCGCGTATCCGATAGACGATTCGCTGCGTGAGCAGCTTAAAATCGAAAAGAACGTGGAGGGTGTCGTCGTAACCAATTTGATGGCGAAATCTCCGGCCGCCGCGCTGCGTCTTCAGAACGGCGACGTCGTTACTGCGGTAAACGGCAAAAAGGTAACGAATCTGTCCGAGTTTTACAGTGCGCTCGATTTGAGCGGAAACAAGGAAATCTGGTTCGACGTTTACAGCGACGGCCATACTATTTCAACGGGACGGTATAAGCTGTAA
- a CDS encoding V-type ATP synthase subunit B, producing the protein MRGVEYKGVRSVDGPIIIVRRSENVFYGEIVAVRSRSGDKRTGRVIDISEEYAVVQIFGSTTGIDLDQTRVEFLDTPMELRVGEGLLGRIFNGLGKPIDGYPDIVSSKKINVNGNPINPYARVYPRDFIQTGVSSIDGMNTLIRGQKLPIFSGNGLPHNRLAAQIIRQAKILNADEQFVMVFAGMGIKYDVAQFFINTFEESGVLSRVVMFQSLADAPSIERIITPRCALTAAEYLAYEKGMHVLVVLTDMTNYCEALREISTTRGEVPGRKGYPGYLYSDLAELYERAGKIKGSKGSITQIPILTMPNDDISHPIPDLTGYITEGQIVLDREMSQKGMYPPVAGLPSLSRLMKDGIGEGMTREDHKDVSSQLFAAYSKVKSIRNLAAIIGEEELSDTDKQYLKFGERFENEFLTQNEFENRSIEQTLDIGWKMLALLPRGDLYRIKPEMIDKYLGKAAAVPAEA; encoded by the coding sequence ATGAGAGGTGTAGAATATAAAGGCGTACGGTCGGTCGACGGTCCTATTATCATTGTCCGCCGCAGCGAAAACGTGTTTTACGGTGAAATCGTCGCCGTCCGCAGCCGCAGCGGAGACAAACGGACCGGCCGCGTTATAGATATTTCGGAAGAATACGCGGTGGTTCAGATTTTCGGTTCTACGACCGGAATCGACCTCGATCAGACTCGCGTGGAATTCCTGGATACGCCGATGGAACTGCGCGTCGGCGAAGGTCTGCTCGGCCGTATTTTCAACGGATTGGGCAAGCCGATCGACGGGTATCCCGATATCGTGTCTTCAAAGAAAATCAACGTTAACGGAAACCCGATCAACCCGTATGCGCGCGTCTATCCGCGCGACTTCATTCAAACGGGCGTCAGCTCCATAGACGGTATGAACACGCTGATCCGCGGTCAGAAACTGCCGATTTTTTCCGGAAACGGCCTGCCGCACAACCGTCTGGCAGCCCAGATTATCCGTCAGGCGAAAATCCTGAACGCGGACGAACAGTTCGTTATGGTGTTCGCCGGAATGGGCATCAAATACGACGTCGCGCAGTTTTTTATCAATACGTTCGAGGAATCCGGCGTTCTGTCGCGCGTCGTCATGTTCCAGTCGCTGGCCGACGCGCCGTCTATCGAGCGTATCATTACGCCGCGCTGCGCGCTGACTGCCGCCGAATATCTTGCGTATGAAAAAGGTATGCACGTTCTGGTCGTGCTGACCGATATGACGAACTACTGCGAAGCGCTCCGTGAAATATCCACTACGCGCGGCGAAGTGCCCGGCCGCAAAGGGTATCCGGGATATCTGTATTCCGACTTGGCCGAATTGTACGAACGGGCCGGAAAAATCAAAGGTTCCAAAGGTTCGATCACGCAGATTCCGATTCTGACGATGCCGAACGACGATATTTCGCATCCGATTCCCGACTTGACCGGTTACATTACGGAAGGACAAATCGTTCTCGACCGTGAAATGTCGCAGAAAGGTATGTATCCGCCGGTTGCGGGGCTGCCGAGTTTGTCGCGCCTGATGAAAGACGGTATCGGTGAAGGTATGACGCGCGAGGATCACAAAGACGTTTCAAGTCAGCTGTTCGCCGCGTATTCCAAAGTGAAGAGCATCCGAAACTTGGCGGCCATTATCGGCGAAGAAGAATTGTCCGATACCGACAAGCAGTATCTGAAGTTCGGCGAACGTTTTGAGAACGAATTTTTGACGCAGAACGAGTTTGAAAACCGTTCTATCGAACAGACACTCGATATCGGCTGGAAAATGCTGGCGCTTTTGCCGCGCGGCGACTTGTACCGCATCAAGCCTGAAATGATCGACAAATATCTGGGAAAGGCCGCCGCCGTTCCTGCTGAAGCGTAG
- a CDS encoding aspartate kinase, protein MIVMKFGGSSVADAERIRHVASIIKTYADKKPVVVLSAMGDTTDHLLEAADLAVTGKVDISRIEKLHKDTAEALEIPFTDAAALLGELKMVLTGISMLRELTKRTRDYLVSFGERLSVRMAAAYLNTIGLPARFYDAWDVGIVSDSNFMAAELLDDVWQTIPAALNGYRNGSVSEIPVVTGFIAKDPSGYITTLGRGGSDLTATVIGAAMAAEEVQTWKDVDGILTADPRVVSDAHPVPEVTYEEAAELAYFGAQVLHPRSMMPCRKSGTPVRVKNSYNMTSPGSIIVENHAGPVAAVRAITAVKHVTLIDIVSTRMLGASGFLAHIFNQFLKWNISIDVIATSEVSVSLTVNTKADLSGLLADVQKVAATECKTGKAIVTVICDTARASSIIADGFAALARERINVQMISKGASKVNISMICDDSEADTVVRTLHAAYFGKNGDTAK, encoded by the coding sequence ATGATTGTAATGAAATTCGGCGGATCGTCCGTTGCCGATGCAGAACGGATACGGCACGTTGCGTCTATCATAAAGACATATGCCGACAAAAAACCTGTCGTCGTCCTTTCCGCAATGGGAGATACGACGGACCATTTGCTTGAAGCGGCGGATCTTGCGGTAACGGGAAAAGTCGACATCAGCCGTATCGAAAAGCTTCACAAGGATACGGCTGAAGCATTGGAAATTCCGTTTACGGATGCGGCGGCGCTGCTCGGCGAGTTGAAAATGGTACTTACCGGCATTTCAATGCTGCGCGAATTGACCAAACGTACCCGCGATTATTTGGTGTCGTTCGGCGAACGGCTTTCCGTGCGTATGGCGGCGGCGTATTTGAATACCATAGGCCTTCCCGCCCGTTTTTACGACGCCTGGGACGTCGGCATCGTTTCCGATTCCAATTTTATGGCTGCCGAACTGCTCGACGACGTGTGGCAGACCATTCCCGCCGCGCTGAACGGATACAGGAACGGCTCCGTTTCCGAAATTCCCGTGGTAACCGGCTTCATTGCCAAAGATCCGTCCGGCTATATTACGACGCTCGGCCGCGGCGGCAGCGATCTGACGGCGACCGTGATCGGCGCCGCGATGGCTGCCGAAGAAGTGCAGACTTGGAAAGACGTCGACGGCATTTTAACGGCCGATCCGCGCGTAGTTTCAGACGCGCATCCGGTTCCTGAAGTAACGTATGAAGAAGCGGCCGAATTGGCGTATTTCGGCGCGCAGGTGCTGCATCCGCGTTCAATGATGCCGTGCCGCAAGTCGGGAACGCCCGTCCGCGTTAAAAATTCGTATAATATGACTTCGCCCGGCTCGATCATCGTAGAAAATCACGCAGGGCCGGTGGCCGCCGTCCGGGCGATTACCGCAGTTAAACACGTAACGCTGATAGATATCGTTTCTACCCGTATGCTGGGCGCGTCCGGCTTTTTGGCGCATATATTCAATCAGTTTCTCAAGTGGAACATCAGCATCGACGTGATTGCGACGAGCGAAGTGTCCGTTTCCCTGACCGTGAACACGAAAGCGGATTTGTCGGGCTTGCTTGCCGACGTGCAGAAAGTGGCGGCGACCGAATGCAAAACGGGAAAGGCGATCGTAACGGTTATCTGCGACACCGCCCGCGCCAGTTCGATTATTGCCGACGGGTTCGCGGCTCTTGCCCGTGAACGTATCAACGTGCAGATGATAAGCAAAGGGGCTTCAAAAGTGAATATCAGCATGATTTGCGACGATTCCGAAGCCGATACGGTGGTACGCACGCTGCACGCGGCGTATTTCGGGAAAAACGGAGATACTGCGAAATGA
- a CDS encoding OadG family protein yields the protein MTIVDMLGQSLTLTLLGMGVVFSFLIILIICMTVAHKIIHALKLDKDVAESAAPAAAAGRSQDNAVIAAIAAAVREKQSN from the coding sequence ATGACAATAGTTGATATGCTCGGTCAAAGTCTTACGCTGACTTTGCTGGGAATGGGTGTCGTTTTTTCCTTCCTTATTATTCTCATCATTTGCATGACGGTCGCTCACAAGATCATTCACGCATTGAAGCTTGATAAGGATGTTGCGGAATCGGCGGCTCCTGCTGCTGCAGCCGGAAGATCACAGGACAATGCGGTGATCGCGGCTATTGCCGCAGCCGTGCGTGAAAAGCAGAGTAATTAA
- a CDS encoding J domain-containing protein, which produces MEDFYKILGVLPSASASEIKRAYRKKAKELHPDTSRSSESVTEEFRRLVRAYEILSDAHQRSIFDSSFTHRRAANPFRSEHSFDYREWLSARPDEESRAKLILFDLLHLREDDAVAEFVRMSSEHADFSLAKWLTREDFMDFGFILCEELVMRAQYYDAAVLLIQIVEMEYRFSYFKHFFPEVVLLARSVLLNKLEGAVSDELALDAWERALELDLGSSDDAALLVKMAGAYIRMDDAYTARICLEEAVKLDRAVKIPSVLHSRFSVNDMEVRY; this is translated from the coding sequence TTGGAAGATTTCTATAAAATACTCGGAGTGCTGCCTTCGGCTTCCGCGTCGGAAATAAAACGCGCGTACCGCAAGAAAGCGAAAGAACTGCATCCTGACACGTCCCGGTCTTCCGAATCGGTAACGGAAGAATTCCGCCGGCTCGTGCGGGCGTATGAAATACTGTCGGACGCACATCAGCGTTCCATTTTCGACTCGTCGTTCACGCACCGCAGGGCGGCGAATCCGTTCCGCAGCGAACATTCGTTCGATTACCGTGAATGGCTTTCGGCCCGGCCGGATGAAGAAAGCCGCGCTAAACTGATATTGTTCGATTTGCTGCACTTGCGCGAAGACGACGCCGTCGCCGAATTCGTGCGGATGTCAAGTGAACACGCGGATTTTTCACTTGCAAAGTGGCTGACGCGCGAAGATTTTATGGATTTCGGTTTTATTTTATGTGAAGAATTGGTCATGCGCGCACAATATTACGACGCGGCGGTGCTTTTGATACAGATCGTCGAGATGGAATACCGTTTTTCATATTTCAAGCATTTTTTTCCGGAAGTGGTGCTGCTCGCGCGCAGTGTACTGCTGAACAAACTGGAAGGGGCGGTTTCCGACGAACTGGCGCTCGACGCGTGGGAGCGTGCGCTTGAACTCGATTTGGGCAGCAGCGACGACGCCGCGCTTTTGGTTAAAATGGCCGGTGCGTATATCCGCATGGACGACGCGTATACCGCCCGCATCTGTTTGGAAGAAGCCGTTAAACTCGACCGTGCGGTCAAAATTCCGTCCGTGCTGCACAGCCGTTTCAGTGTGAACGATATGGAAGTGAGGTATTGA
- a CDS encoding universal stress protein gives MIKPLFQNVIIVINGSEASIHAAQYGILMAKLYRCNLKAVYVVDTATIKQLTLGKFFVQDEGRMYEDNLRSDGNRYLEYIANLGKAKGVRIETELRTGAVWSEVIMAADEMKANLILLGGYKSDMNSAPIEKHDAVSSSNFAIITNAHCSVLVVREKMIEQLYKLA, from the coding sequence ATGATAAAACCGCTTTTTCAGAATGTTATTATCGTAATAAACGGTTCTGAAGCTTCCATACATGCGGCTCAGTACGGTATTCTTATGGCAAAACTGTACCGCTGTAATTTGAAAGCGGTATACGTCGTCGACACGGCCACTATCAAACAGCTTACGTTGGGTAAGTTTTTCGTTCAGGACGAGGGGCGCATGTACGAAGATAATCTGCGTTCCGACGGCAATCGGTATTTGGAATATATTGCGAATTTGGGAAAAGCGAAAGGCGTCAGAATCGAAACGGAACTGCGCACGGGAGCGGTCTGGTCGGAAGTCATTATGGCTGCGGATGAAATGAAAGCCAACCTGATTTTGCTGGGCGGTTACAAGTCCGATATGAATTCGGCTCCGATTGAAAAGCACGACGCCGTTTCCAGCTCAAACTTCGCGATTATTACGAACGCGCATTGTTCCGTACTCGTCGTCCGTGAAAAAATGATAGAACAGCTGTATAAACTTGCCTAG
- the dapB gene encoding 4-hydroxy-tetrahydrodipicolinate reductase, whose translation MKMALVGYGQMGHMIEACAKKAGHEVVLTVDPFAADASVRIPAGNGAALAAAVRESGADGVIEFSHPSAVVGNITALLPLKLPLVVGTTGWSDQEDEIRSLAAECGGTLMTSANFSVGVNLFYRIVEEAARLFSRFDEYDTAIWEAHHIRKADSPSGTALEIARRVMKADPHKTEIVTDAFHEKPQAGQLHVSSTRVGSVPGTHTVFFDSAADTIELTHTARSREGFAYGAVHALERLSLALENGSLASGVLYGMNDLF comes from the coding sequence ATGAAAATGGCGCTTGTCGGATACGGTCAGATGGGGCACATGATTGAAGCTTGTGCTAAAAAAGCGGGACACGAAGTCGTTTTAACGGTTGACCCGTTCGCCGCCGACGCTTCGGTGCGGATTCCCGCCGGAAACGGCGCCGCGCTTGCAGCCGCGGTACGGGAAAGCGGGGCGGACGGCGTTATCGAGTTTTCGCATCCGAGCGCCGTCGTCGGCAATATTACGGCGCTGCTGCCGCTCAAGTTGCCGCTCGTCGTGGGAACGACCGGGTGGTCGGATCAGGAAGATGAGATCCGTTCTCTGGCGGCAGAATGCGGCGGCACGCTGATGACGTCGGCGAATTTCTCCGTCGGCGTGAATCTGTTTTATCGGATCGTGGAAGAAGCCGCCCGGCTTTTTTCCCGGTTCGACGAATACGATACGGCGATTTGGGAAGCGCATCATATCCGCAAGGCGGACAGTCCGTCCGGAACGGCGCTCGAAATAGCGCGCCGCGTGATGAAAGCCGATCCGCACAAAACGGAGATCGTAACGGACGCGTTCCACGAAAAACCGCAGGCCGGGCAATTGCACGTGTCGAGTACGCGGGTCGGCTCGGTGCCGGGTACGCATACGGTGTTTTTCGATTCCGCCGCCGATACGATAGAACTGACGCATACCGCGCGTTCCCGCGAAGGTTTCGCGTACGGCGCGGTGCACGCGCTGGAGCGGCTTTCTCTGGCGCTCGAAAACGGTTCCCTCGCGTCCGGCGTGCTCTACGGCATGAACGATTTATTCTGA
- a CDS encoding V-type ATP synthase subunit D, protein MAKLNIAPTKSNLLMVKEQLAVSEDGYDLLEQKREILVMELMRMVEKVKLLERDIDKTIQSAYPALKNMLMAVGGDRVERISHAVKYDFTITEKPVTIAGMGFSSINVELPSRELFYSFLGSFADLDKVMVDFFELLRLLTEMASIRTIVWRLATEVRKTQRRVNALDKMVIPQTRETKTYIEGVLEERERENVFVLKALKARQAQQ, encoded by the coding sequence ATGGCCAAGCTGAATATCGCACCGACAAAATCGAACCTGCTCATGGTTAAAGAGCAGCTCGCCGTTTCGGAAGACGGGTACGACCTGCTCGAACAGAAACGCGAGATTCTCGTTATGGAATTGATGCGCATGGTCGAAAAAGTCAAGCTGCTTGAACGCGACATCGATAAGACGATTCAGTCCGCATATCCTGCGCTCAAAAACATGCTGATGGCCGTCGGCGGCGACCGCGTCGAACGGATTTCGCACGCGGTAAAATATGATTTTACAATTACGGAAAAACCTGTTACAATTGCAGGTATGGGGTTTTCCTCGATAAACGTTGAATTGCCTTCGCGTGAACTGTTCTATTCGTTTTTGGGATCGTTCGCCGATTTGGATAAAGTTATGGTGGATTTTTTTGAACTGCTCAGACTGCTTACCGAAATGGCTTCCATCCGTACCATCGTATGGCGGCTTGCCACCGAAGTCCGTAAAACGCAGCGCCGCGTAAACGCGCTCGATAAAATGGTCATTCCGCAGACGAGGGAAACGAAAACCTATATCGAAGGCGTTCTTGAAGAACGCGAGCGCGAAAACGTGTTCGTCCTGAAAGCCTTAAAAGCGCGGCAGGCGCAGCAATAG
- the map gene encoding type I methionyl aminopeptidase, with product MIRLKNDVQIAGIRKSCRLLADMYTSVIPQVAAGISTKDVDDLCAEFITRHGGTPAWYREDFPGAACISINDEVIHGIPSRKRKIHDGDLVSLDVGIDLDGYISDSAVTVMVGNVKPEYRRLVEVTRECLAAGIAACKAGNRISDISKAVFAVADAAGYGVVYEYCGHGVGLDVHEDPSIPNVVSRGPNPRIQPGMVLAIEPMINLGCADVELADDGWTVLSADGKVSAHEEHTVAVFRDHTEILTLRG from the coding sequence ATGATCCGTTTGAAAAACGACGTTCAGATTGCGGGAATCCGCAAATCCTGCCGTCTGCTGGCCGATATGTATACGTCCGTTATTCCGCAGGTTGCCGCCGGCATCTCTACGAAGGACGTGGACGATTTGTGCGCTGAATTTATCACGCGGCACGGCGGTACTCCCGCCTGGTACCGTGAAGATTTTCCGGGTGCGGCGTGTATTTCGATAAACGATGAAGTTATTCACGGTATTCCGTCCCGTAAACGGAAAATTCACGACGGCGATTTGGTGTCGCTCGACGTGGGAATAGATTTGGACGGATATATAAGCGATTCGGCGGTTACCGTGATGGTCGGAAACGTAAAACCCGAGTACCGCCGGCTGGTTGAAGTAACGCGCGAATGTCTCGCCGCGGGGATCGCCGCGTGTAAGGCCGGCAACCGCATCAGCGACATATCGAAAGCGGTGTTCGCCGTAGCCGACGCCGCCGGTTACGGCGTCGTGTACGAATACTGCGGGCACGGCGTCGGACTCGACGTGCACGAAGATCCGTCCATTCCGAACGTCGTGTCGCGCGGCCCGAATCCCCGTATCCAGCCGGGAATGGTGCTCGCGATCGAACCGATGATAAACCTCGGCTGCGCGGACGTCGAACTTGCCGACGACGGCTGGACCGTGCTGAGCGCGGACGGCAAAGTTTCCGCTCATGAAGAGCATACGGTCGCCGTATTCCGCGATCATACGGAAATTTTGACGCTGCGCGGTTAA